Part of the Candidatus Omnitrophota bacterium genome, TAGTCGTAGCAAACTCACTCGGCAAAGATTCTGTGGCCGTCTGGGATCTTGCAAAGAAGGTAAATCCAGAGATACGGGGTTTTATCGTCACCACAAGGTATAAGCCGGTGGAAACCGTACGCTTCATGAAGGACGAGGTAGCGCGATATCCCGAGCTGAAGGTATATAGTAGTGACGCAGCCGTGTCCGACAAGCTTTATGAGACAGATCCTGACCGCTGTTGCGACATCCTTAAGGTCGAACCGGTGAAGCGGGCGATCGAAGAGATGCACGTAAAGTGCTGGGTTACGGGATTGCGCTGCACAGAAGGCAGGACGCGCACAGATTTCAAAGAGGTCGAGGAGCGCGACAAAGACCTGATCAAGCTGAATCCCATACTCATATGGAGGGAAAGAGAAGTGTGGCAGTATCTGGCGCTATACCGCGTGCCGG contains:
- a CDS encoding phosphoadenylyl-sulfate reductase, encoding VVANSLGKDSVAVWDLAKKVNPEIRGFIVTTRYKPVETVRFMKDEVARYPELKVYSSDAAVSDKLYETDPDRCCDILKVEPVKRAIEEMHVKCWVTGLRCTEGRTRTDFKEVEERDKDLIKLNPILIWREREVWQYLALYRVPVNPLYGEGYRSLGCAPCTTITGDDNERAGRWIGTSKCGGECGIHTRPLKGKK